A genome region from Anastrepha ludens isolate Willacy chromosome 3, idAnaLude1.1, whole genome shotgun sequence includes the following:
- the LOC128857416 gene encoding DENN domain-containing protein Crag isoform X1 encodes MEEKRIADYFVVAGMPEHPQLLQENIFSESGHLRAANTIEPITDIGVYFPLLDEEVPEGYEVLEATPTGLPANLNHGSMRTTECYIYYRRGKDRPPLVDIGVLYDGHERIMSDAEIVAETPGGRVANVNNSSSKIFLTYRRARPDMPCNELVVTDLCVIVQSKGEKPPHAFCLIYKTLNKGYMGSDVYLCYKKSMYRPRLISYQPEILLRYPTVDHNDFPLNLCPSVPLFCLPMGASLEAWPHVSEGEKRKPISPVFSTFVLTVNDGTYKVYGSALTFYEDFEEEALTEKQRDLLGWNEAFAKQNSLHIIKSICLLSHYPFGDTFDRWLRYLHRLAVYGVDLPVAIERYITQLLDEVPFPAPSIHLQLSSESNDRILLTQPEDSPLPRSGAGFHMLLQNLGTDNCLHVLLLALTEQKILIHSLRPATLTAVGEAIVSLLFPFKWQCPYIPLCPLGLAEVLHAPLPYLIGVDSRFFDLYEPPQDVTCIDLDTNTISLCESQKHLTIKLLPKRAARILRQSLNELEALKTTHIESTNSLDRDLRKRKREQDLEQRIQEAFLLFMASILRGYRDYLTPISKAPSVGATDPSALFQLKAFLRSRDKAHQKFFELLMKTQMFIRFIEERSFVSDGDHGLTFFDECAEKVGAYDDTPSDLRLVDWESGQNSERTKYIFPPDSVGPKQDNSGFVYNYANFTLNPGLLKSSKKTALSHFLQQQLNGSLAPGSPIARRTKHEIKLSQKMARRCQMHPEAWSKYLLATCYSLYFLILPSMVTDTRQAGKEHDILRAAYDMLVRASKLKITCDEFCYRIMMQLCGIHNLPVLAVRLHYLMKRSGVQPNALTYGFYNRCVLESEWPSDSTTLSQLRWNRIKNVVLGAAHFRRAGKKHAAKKPLSASCENNLSTLETVDGTSRTSLDSSTSSHMERGAGDSHAYSATLLDFSAFDKLRGKLGSIVRQSALAMSAQDPAGDVISSTAGLLIAGDIKSSGAIEKSGNDKSAPPTSTSSPHTPNSPHSPNCDLTGVGASGKLQLTKAESFGGDAQLLNKLQRKQSLPTEASGPRYKIMNIGDGEEDVADEEEGLKEDEMLHEIASSQEELDYATTADAHMSGEDAHANLLQSPTKISPRTPVTQNDPLGALNEELKGQCAAANTKSTKEATNEQHAGMNNSTMYTDKPILFKGQRSATFDESTHLSKSMQRSETMPGSSVASSLANFGSSLKFNFGRYSPARFSFKKDSFKPTIIIENISNISPSLTGKKSNEIIQGSLSSIKYAATSLTRKFDEIKGALSAQTTPVKTPGNVGHSEGADEDVITHEDGTLKIRRVSSDLDPWGRLSESRKSSYNNLVPLGENTSALNLSAFPVLPENLYSPIADLEERPECDVLIQITSCSQCHNCSVLLYDEEIMSGWSAEDSNLNTTCHACNKLTVPFLSVQIVVDDSLKALKQSDSLTIPYLNPLVLRKELENILTQEGDIALVKSSFVEEHPIIYWNLLWIMERIESKTHLPELCLPVAADEECDPLSKVKTVSIQCLWDNLRLHSEAGPPMYILYKQNQPASPLLKALLTDQAHLNKNVIQQIISAIRCNDLLTPVKRLANERHKLKNNGVDRTHSIYRDILFLALTAIGRSNVDLATFHREYASVFDKLTEKECNMFYRNQDLPPSAATIFCRAYFKPLLLP; translated from the exons ATGGAGGAGAAACGAATTGCTGACTATTTTGTGGTAGCTGGTATGCCAGAGCATCCGCAGCTGTTGcaggaaaatattttcagcgaaTCGGGTCATTTGAGAGCGGCTAATACCATAGAACCCATAACTGATATTGGTGTATACTTCCCGTTACTCGATGAAGAGGTGCCTGAAGGCTACGAGGTGTTGGAGGCGACACCTACAGGACTGCCAGCGAATCTCAACCATGGGTCTATGCGTACCACGGAATGTTATATTTACTATAGACGGGGTAAAGATCGACCGCCTTTAGTGGATATAG GTGTACTGTACGATGGTCATGAACGTATAATGTCCGATGCTGAAATTGTCGCAGAGACGCCTGGTGGCCGCGTAGCAAATGTTAACAATTCTTCAtcgaaaatatttcttacaTACCGACGAGCACGACCGGACATGCCCTGCAACGAATTAGTGGTCACAGATTTGTGTGTGATCGTACAAAGCAAAGGAGAAAAACCACCACATGCATTTTGCCTTATCTACAAAACCCTCAATAAGGGTTACATGGGCAGCGATGTCTATTTATGCTACAAAAAATCTATGTACCGTCCAAGATTAATCAGTTATCAGCCGGAAATATTATTGCGGTATCCAACAGTCGATCACAATGATTTTCCCTTAAATTTATGTCCAAGTGTACCCCTATTTTGTTTGCCGATGGGCGCATCCTTAGAGGCTTGGCCTCACGTGAGCGAAGGAGAGAAACGTAAACCCATCAGTCCGGTGTTCAGTACGTTTGTACTGACGGTCAATGATGGCACGTACAAAGTCTATGGTTCCGCCTTAACATTCTATGAGGATTTTGA GGAAGAAGCATTGACTGAGAAGCAGCGTGACCTGTTGGGATGGAATGAAGCATTTGCTAAGCAAAATTCATTGCATATAATTAAATCTATTTGCCTTTTGTCACATTACCCATTCGGGGATACTTTCGACAGATGGCTGCGTTACTTACAT CGCCTAGCAGTGTATGGTGTAGATTTACCAGTAGCCATCGAACGTTATATAACACAATTGCTGGACGAAGTACCATTTCCAGCACCTAGCATACACTTACAA CTCTCCAGCGAGTCCAATGACCGCATTCTGCTTACGCAACCGGAAGACTCGCCTCTGCCACGTAGCGGTGCGGGTTTTCATATGTTGCTACAGAATTTAGGAACTGATAACTGTTTGCATGTCTTGTTGCTGGCGTTAACGGAgcaaaaaattttgatacaCTCATTACG ACCGGCGACATTAACTGCAGTGGGTGAAGCTATTGTATCGCTGTTATTTCCATTCAAATGGCAATGCCCGTACATTCCACTATGCCCGCTGGGTTTGGCGGAAGTCTTGCATGCGCCGTTGCCCTATTTGATTGGCGTCGATTCAAGGTTTTTTGATTTGTATGAACCACCGCAAGATGTAACTTGCATCGACTTAGATACGAACACAATCAGC TTGTGTGAATCACAGAAGCATTTAACTATAAAACTTTTGCCTAAACGTGCTGCACGTATTTTGCGTCAAAGCCTCAACGAATTGGAAGCTCTCAAAACGACACACATCGAATCAACTAACAGCCTTGATAGGGATTTAAGAAAGCGAAAGCGTGAG CAAGATCTCGAACAACGAATTCAAGAGGCCTTTCTGCTGTTCATGGCATCGATTTTACGCGGCTATCGCGACTATTTGACGCCGATATCGAAGGCGCCCTCTGTCGGTGCCACAGATCCAAGTGCCTTATTTCAACTGAAGGCGTTCTTGCGATCACGCGATAAGGCGCATCAAAAGTTCTTTGAACTTCTCATGAAAACTCAGATGTTTATACGTTTCATTGAAGAACGTTCTTTCGTATCGGATGGCGATCATGGACTTACATTTTTCGATGAATGCGCCGAAAAGGTGGGCGCATACGATGATACACCGTCCGACTTGCGTTTAGTTGACTGGGAATCTGGGCAGAATAGCGAACGTACAAAGTACATATTTCCACCAGACAGTGTAGGACCCAAACAAG ATAACTCCGGGTTCGTTTACAACTATGCGAACTTCACGCTGAATCCGGGTCTATTGAAATCGTCGAAGAAGACTGCGTTATCgcactttttgcagcaacagTTAAACGGCTCGTTGGCGCCGGGTTCGCCTATAGCACGCCGCACAAAACACGAAATTAAGCTCTCGCAGAAAATGGCACGACGTTGTCAGATGCACCCAGAGGCGTGGTCAAAATATCTGCTGGCGACATGCTATTCTCTCTACTTCCTCATACTCCCGTCCATGGTGACCGATACGCGCCAGGCGGGCAAAGAGCACGACATTTTGCGTGCAGCCTACGACATGTTGGTGCGCGCCTCAAAACTTAAAATAACctgtgatgaattttgctaccgTATCATGATGCAATTGTGTGGCATACATAATCTCCCCGTATTGGCGGTGCGTCTACACTATCTGATGAAGCGCTCGGGTGTACAACCCAATGCGCTAACCTACGGCTTCTACAATCGTTGCGTGCTCGAGTCGGAATGGCCCAGTGATAGTACAACGCTTAGCCAACTACGTTGGAATCGCATTAAAAACGTCGTACTTGGCGCGGCGCATTTTCGACGCGCTGGCAAGAAGCATGCAGCTAAGAAACCACTTTCGGCATCATGCGAAAATAACCTCAGTACATTAGAAACAGTTGACGGCACATCACGTACCAGCCTTGATTCTTCAACGTCTTCGCATATGGAACGGGGTGCTGGCGATTCTCACGCGTACAGCGCCACACTGCTAGACTTCTCGGCATTCGATAAACTGCGAGGCAAATTAGGTAGCATTGTGCGCCAATCGGCGCTGGCAATGAGTGCACAGGACCCAGCTGGTGATGTGATCAGCTCGACAGCGGGACTATTGATAGCAGGTGACATCAAGTCCAGTGGGGCCATCGAAAAATCAGGCAATGACAAAAGTGCGCCACCTACTTCCACATCGTCGCCGCACACACCGAACAGTCCGCACAGCCCCAATTGTGATCTAACCGGGGTTGGCGCTAGCGGCAAGCTACAATTGACGAAGGCCGAGAGTTTCGGTGGTGATGCACAGCTGCTGAACAAATTGCAACGCAAGCAGTCGCTGCCCACCGAGGCAAGTGGGCCACGttataaaataatgaatattggTGATGGCGAGGAAGATGTAGCCGATGAAGAGGAGGGCCTGAAGGAAGATGAAATGCTGCATGAAATTGCCAGCTCTCAGGAAGAGTTGGACTATGCGACGACGGCTGACGCACATATGAGCGGTGAAGATGCGCACGCAAATCTTCTACAGAGTCCCACAAA AATATCACCACGTACGCCGGTCACTCAAAATGATCCGCTAGGCGCGTTAAATGAAGAACTGAAAGGTCAATGTGCGGCTGCAAACACCAAAAGCACCAAAGAGGCAACAAACGAACAACACGCCGGCATGAATAACAGCACTATGTATACCGATAAGCCCATATTATTCAAAGGTCAACGCAGTGCGACCTTCGACGAATCGACGCATTTGAGCAAAAGTATGCAGCGATCGGAGACAATGCCTGGTTCAAGTGTGGCGTCGAGTTTGGCCAATTTCGgttcatcgttgaaattcaattTCGG ACGTTATTCACCTGCACGATTCTCATTTAAGAAAGACAGTTTCAAGCCCACCAttattatagaaaatatttccaatatAAG TCCCAGTTTAACGGGTAAAAAATCGAATGAGATCATTCAAGGTAGCCTGAGCAGCATAAAATATGCTGCCACTTCGTTAACCCGAAAATTCGATGAGATTAAAGGTGCGCTCTCGGCCCAAACGACACCGGTCAAAACGCCTGGCAACGTTGGACATTCCGAGGGTGCTGATGAGGATGTGATTACACACGAGGATGGCACGTTGAAAATACGTCGCGTCTCCAGCGATTTGGATCCTTGGGGACGGCTGAGTGAATCGCGCAAATCAAGCTATAATAATTTGGTGCCGTTGGGCGAAAATACGTCGGCGTTAAATTTGAGCGCATTTCCAGTGCTACCGGAAAATTTGTACTCACCCATTGCGGAT TTAGAAGAGCGACCCGAATGTGACGTACTCATACAAATCACATCCTGTTCCCAATGCCACAACTGTTCGGTGCTGCTGTATGACGAGGAGATTATGTCCGGTTGGTCAGCAGAGGATTCCAATTTGAATACAACCTGCCACGCATGTAATAAGTTAACCGTGCCATTCCTGAGCGTACAAATTGTTGTGGACGATTCCCTGAAGGCGCTCAAACAATCAGACAGCCTGACAATTCCATATTTGAATCCATTGGTCTTACGCAAAGAACTCGAAAACATACTTACACAGGAAGGTGATATCGCACTGGTGAAGTCCTCCTTTGTAGAGGAGCATCCGATTATTTATTGGAATTTATTGTGGATTATGGAGCGTATCGAGAGTAAAACGCATCTGCCTGAGCTTTGTCTGCCAGTAGCT GCTGACGAGGAATGCGATCCGCTAAGTAAAGTAAAGACTGTAAGCATCCAATGTCTGTGGGATAATTTACGACTACACAGCGAAGCCGGTCCGCCcatgtatat
- the LOC128857416 gene encoding DENN domain-containing protein Crag isoform X2 — MEEKRIADYFVVAGMPEHPQLLQENIFSESGHLRAANTIEPITDIGVYFPLLDEEVPEGYEVLEATPTGLPANLNHGSMRTTECYIYYRRGKDRPPLVDIGVLYDGHERIMSDAEIVAETPGGRVANVNNSSSKIFLTYRRARPDMPCNELVVTDLCVIVQSKGEKPPHAFCLIYKTLNKGYMGSDVYLCYKKSMYRPRLISYQPEILLRYPTVDHNDFPLNLCPSVPLFCLPMGASLEAWPHVSEGEKRKPISPVFSTFVLTVNDGTYKVYGSALTFYEDFEEEALTEKQRDLLGWNEAFAKQNSLHIIKSICLLSHYPFGDTFDRWLRYLHRLAVYGVDLPVAIERYITQLLDEVPFPAPSIHLQLSSESNDRILLTQPEDSPLPRSGAGFHMLLQNLGTDNCLHVLLLALTEQKILIHSLRPATLTAVGEAIVSLLFPFKWQCPYIPLCPLGLAEVLHAPLPYLIGVDSRFFDLYEPPQDVTCIDLDTNTISLCESQKHLTIKLLPKRAARILRQSLNELEALKTTHIESTNSLDRDLRKRKREQDLEQRIQEAFLLFMASILRGYRDYLTPISKAPSVGATDPSALFQLKAFLRSRDKAHQKFFELLMKTQMFIRFIEERSFVSDGDHGLTFFDECAEKVGAYDDTPSDLRLVDWESGQNSERTKYIFPPDSVGPKQDNSGFVYNYANFTLNPGLLKSSKKTALSHFLQQQLNGSLAPGSPIARRTKHEIKLSQKMARRCQMHPEAWSKYLLATCYSLYFLILPSMVTDTRQAGKEHDILRAAYDMLVRASKLKITCDEFCYRIMMQLCGIHNLPVLAVRLHYLMKRSGVQPNALTYGFYNRCVLESEWPSDSTTLSQLRWNRIKNVVLGAAHFRRAGKKHAAKKPLSASCENNLSTLETVDGTSRTSLDSSTSSHMERGAGDSHAYSATLLDFSAFDKLRGKLGSIVRQSALAMSAQDPAGDVISSTAGLLIAGDIKSSGAIEKSGNDKSAPPTSTSSPHTPNSPHSPNCDLTGVGASGKLQLTKAESFGGDAQLLNKLQRKQSLPTEASGPRYKIMNIGDGEEDVADEEEGLKEDEMLHEIASSQEELDYATTADAHMSGEDAHANLLQSPTKISPRTPVTQNDPLGALNEELKGQCAAANTKSTKEATNEQHAGMNNSTMYTDKPILFKGQRSATFDESTHLSKSMQRSETMPGSSVASSLANFGSSLKFNFGPSLTGKKSNEIIQGSLSSIKYAATSLTRKFDEIKGALSAQTTPVKTPGNVGHSEGADEDVITHEDGTLKIRRVSSDLDPWGRLSESRKSSYNNLVPLGENTSALNLSAFPVLPENLYSPIADLEERPECDVLIQITSCSQCHNCSVLLYDEEIMSGWSAEDSNLNTTCHACNKLTVPFLSVQIVVDDSLKALKQSDSLTIPYLNPLVLRKELENILTQEGDIALVKSSFVEEHPIIYWNLLWIMERIESKTHLPELCLPVAADEECDPLSKVKTVSIQCLWDNLRLHSEAGPPMYILYKQNQPASPLLKALLTDQAHLNKNVIQQIISAIRCNDLLTPVKRLANERHKLKNNGVDRTHSIYRDILFLALTAIGRSNVDLATFHREYASVFDKLTEKECNMFYRNQDLPPSAATIFCRAYFKPLLLP, encoded by the exons ATGGAGGAGAAACGAATTGCTGACTATTTTGTGGTAGCTGGTATGCCAGAGCATCCGCAGCTGTTGcaggaaaatattttcagcgaaTCGGGTCATTTGAGAGCGGCTAATACCATAGAACCCATAACTGATATTGGTGTATACTTCCCGTTACTCGATGAAGAGGTGCCTGAAGGCTACGAGGTGTTGGAGGCGACACCTACAGGACTGCCAGCGAATCTCAACCATGGGTCTATGCGTACCACGGAATGTTATATTTACTATAGACGGGGTAAAGATCGACCGCCTTTAGTGGATATAG GTGTACTGTACGATGGTCATGAACGTATAATGTCCGATGCTGAAATTGTCGCAGAGACGCCTGGTGGCCGCGTAGCAAATGTTAACAATTCTTCAtcgaaaatatttcttacaTACCGACGAGCACGACCGGACATGCCCTGCAACGAATTAGTGGTCACAGATTTGTGTGTGATCGTACAAAGCAAAGGAGAAAAACCACCACATGCATTTTGCCTTATCTACAAAACCCTCAATAAGGGTTACATGGGCAGCGATGTCTATTTATGCTACAAAAAATCTATGTACCGTCCAAGATTAATCAGTTATCAGCCGGAAATATTATTGCGGTATCCAACAGTCGATCACAATGATTTTCCCTTAAATTTATGTCCAAGTGTACCCCTATTTTGTTTGCCGATGGGCGCATCCTTAGAGGCTTGGCCTCACGTGAGCGAAGGAGAGAAACGTAAACCCATCAGTCCGGTGTTCAGTACGTTTGTACTGACGGTCAATGATGGCACGTACAAAGTCTATGGTTCCGCCTTAACATTCTATGAGGATTTTGA GGAAGAAGCATTGACTGAGAAGCAGCGTGACCTGTTGGGATGGAATGAAGCATTTGCTAAGCAAAATTCATTGCATATAATTAAATCTATTTGCCTTTTGTCACATTACCCATTCGGGGATACTTTCGACAGATGGCTGCGTTACTTACAT CGCCTAGCAGTGTATGGTGTAGATTTACCAGTAGCCATCGAACGTTATATAACACAATTGCTGGACGAAGTACCATTTCCAGCACCTAGCATACACTTACAA CTCTCCAGCGAGTCCAATGACCGCATTCTGCTTACGCAACCGGAAGACTCGCCTCTGCCACGTAGCGGTGCGGGTTTTCATATGTTGCTACAGAATTTAGGAACTGATAACTGTTTGCATGTCTTGTTGCTGGCGTTAACGGAgcaaaaaattttgatacaCTCATTACG ACCGGCGACATTAACTGCAGTGGGTGAAGCTATTGTATCGCTGTTATTTCCATTCAAATGGCAATGCCCGTACATTCCACTATGCCCGCTGGGTTTGGCGGAAGTCTTGCATGCGCCGTTGCCCTATTTGATTGGCGTCGATTCAAGGTTTTTTGATTTGTATGAACCACCGCAAGATGTAACTTGCATCGACTTAGATACGAACACAATCAGC TTGTGTGAATCACAGAAGCATTTAACTATAAAACTTTTGCCTAAACGTGCTGCACGTATTTTGCGTCAAAGCCTCAACGAATTGGAAGCTCTCAAAACGACACACATCGAATCAACTAACAGCCTTGATAGGGATTTAAGAAAGCGAAAGCGTGAG CAAGATCTCGAACAACGAATTCAAGAGGCCTTTCTGCTGTTCATGGCATCGATTTTACGCGGCTATCGCGACTATTTGACGCCGATATCGAAGGCGCCCTCTGTCGGTGCCACAGATCCAAGTGCCTTATTTCAACTGAAGGCGTTCTTGCGATCACGCGATAAGGCGCATCAAAAGTTCTTTGAACTTCTCATGAAAACTCAGATGTTTATACGTTTCATTGAAGAACGTTCTTTCGTATCGGATGGCGATCATGGACTTACATTTTTCGATGAATGCGCCGAAAAGGTGGGCGCATACGATGATACACCGTCCGACTTGCGTTTAGTTGACTGGGAATCTGGGCAGAATAGCGAACGTACAAAGTACATATTTCCACCAGACAGTGTAGGACCCAAACAAG ATAACTCCGGGTTCGTTTACAACTATGCGAACTTCACGCTGAATCCGGGTCTATTGAAATCGTCGAAGAAGACTGCGTTATCgcactttttgcagcaacagTTAAACGGCTCGTTGGCGCCGGGTTCGCCTATAGCACGCCGCACAAAACACGAAATTAAGCTCTCGCAGAAAATGGCACGACGTTGTCAGATGCACCCAGAGGCGTGGTCAAAATATCTGCTGGCGACATGCTATTCTCTCTACTTCCTCATACTCCCGTCCATGGTGACCGATACGCGCCAGGCGGGCAAAGAGCACGACATTTTGCGTGCAGCCTACGACATGTTGGTGCGCGCCTCAAAACTTAAAATAACctgtgatgaattttgctaccgTATCATGATGCAATTGTGTGGCATACATAATCTCCCCGTATTGGCGGTGCGTCTACACTATCTGATGAAGCGCTCGGGTGTACAACCCAATGCGCTAACCTACGGCTTCTACAATCGTTGCGTGCTCGAGTCGGAATGGCCCAGTGATAGTACAACGCTTAGCCAACTACGTTGGAATCGCATTAAAAACGTCGTACTTGGCGCGGCGCATTTTCGACGCGCTGGCAAGAAGCATGCAGCTAAGAAACCACTTTCGGCATCATGCGAAAATAACCTCAGTACATTAGAAACAGTTGACGGCACATCACGTACCAGCCTTGATTCTTCAACGTCTTCGCATATGGAACGGGGTGCTGGCGATTCTCACGCGTACAGCGCCACACTGCTAGACTTCTCGGCATTCGATAAACTGCGAGGCAAATTAGGTAGCATTGTGCGCCAATCGGCGCTGGCAATGAGTGCACAGGACCCAGCTGGTGATGTGATCAGCTCGACAGCGGGACTATTGATAGCAGGTGACATCAAGTCCAGTGGGGCCATCGAAAAATCAGGCAATGACAAAAGTGCGCCACCTACTTCCACATCGTCGCCGCACACACCGAACAGTCCGCACAGCCCCAATTGTGATCTAACCGGGGTTGGCGCTAGCGGCAAGCTACAATTGACGAAGGCCGAGAGTTTCGGTGGTGATGCACAGCTGCTGAACAAATTGCAACGCAAGCAGTCGCTGCCCACCGAGGCAAGTGGGCCACGttataaaataatgaatattggTGATGGCGAGGAAGATGTAGCCGATGAAGAGGAGGGCCTGAAGGAAGATGAAATGCTGCATGAAATTGCCAGCTCTCAGGAAGAGTTGGACTATGCGACGACGGCTGACGCACATATGAGCGGTGAAGATGCGCACGCAAATCTTCTACAGAGTCCCACAAA AATATCACCACGTACGCCGGTCACTCAAAATGATCCGCTAGGCGCGTTAAATGAAGAACTGAAAGGTCAATGTGCGGCTGCAAACACCAAAAGCACCAAAGAGGCAACAAACGAACAACACGCCGGCATGAATAACAGCACTATGTATACCGATAAGCCCATATTATTCAAAGGTCAACGCAGTGCGACCTTCGACGAATCGACGCATTTGAGCAAAAGTATGCAGCGATCGGAGACAATGCCTGGTTCAAGTGTGGCGTCGAGTTTGGCCAATTTCGgttcatcgttgaaattcaattTCGG TCCCAGTTTAACGGGTAAAAAATCGAATGAGATCATTCAAGGTAGCCTGAGCAGCATAAAATATGCTGCCACTTCGTTAACCCGAAAATTCGATGAGATTAAAGGTGCGCTCTCGGCCCAAACGACACCGGTCAAAACGCCTGGCAACGTTGGACATTCCGAGGGTGCTGATGAGGATGTGATTACACACGAGGATGGCACGTTGAAAATACGTCGCGTCTCCAGCGATTTGGATCCTTGGGGACGGCTGAGTGAATCGCGCAAATCAAGCTATAATAATTTGGTGCCGTTGGGCGAAAATACGTCGGCGTTAAATTTGAGCGCATTTCCAGTGCTACCGGAAAATTTGTACTCACCCATTGCGGAT TTAGAAGAGCGACCCGAATGTGACGTACTCATACAAATCACATCCTGTTCCCAATGCCACAACTGTTCGGTGCTGCTGTATGACGAGGAGATTATGTCCGGTTGGTCAGCAGAGGATTCCAATTTGAATACAACCTGCCACGCATGTAATAAGTTAACCGTGCCATTCCTGAGCGTACAAATTGTTGTGGACGATTCCCTGAAGGCGCTCAAACAATCAGACAGCCTGACAATTCCATATTTGAATCCATTGGTCTTACGCAAAGAACTCGAAAACATACTTACACAGGAAGGTGATATCGCACTGGTGAAGTCCTCCTTTGTAGAGGAGCATCCGATTATTTATTGGAATTTATTGTGGATTATGGAGCGTATCGAGAGTAAAACGCATCTGCCTGAGCTTTGTCTGCCAGTAGCT GCTGACGAGGAATGCGATCCGCTAAGTAAAGTAAAGACTGTAAGCATCCAATGTCTGTGGGATAATTTACGACTACACAGCGAAGCCGGTCCGCCcatgtatat